In Candidatus Nitronauta litoralis, one DNA window encodes the following:
- a CDS encoding type II toxin-antitoxin system ParD family antitoxin yields the protein MHLKLGNEFEEFIQGQVASGMYGNATEVIRDALRHMKERQEEKHLESMRTLLAVGEGQIAEGKTVPYTADMLDRLTKEAVRNSKKGKPVKDEIRPRSR from the coding sequence ATGCATTTAAAGTTGGGGAACGAATTTGAAGAATTCATCCAGGGGCAGGTGGCTTCCGGGATGTACGGCAATGCCACAGAGGTGATTCGTGATGCCTTGCGCCATATGAAGGAACGCCAGGAGGAAAAACACCTGGAAAGCATGCGCACTCTTCTTGCTGTAGGGGAGGGTCAGATTGCGGAAGGAAAAACGGTGCCTTACACGGCGGATATGCTGGACCGACTTACCAAAGAAGCCGTGCGAAATTCCAAAAAGGGCAAACCCGTAAAAGATGAAATCAGGCCCCGATCCAGATAA
- a CDS encoding type II toxin-antitoxin system RelE/ParE family toxin yields the protein MKSGPDPDNILLLSLEAEDDIRDILQYTLETYGEQQLLVYQEKLDQALATVLNNPGVGHKRPDLPPEYDAYPEGEHILIFRVKEKTIYVVRVLHGRMDFHRVFKSNIE from the coding sequence ATGAAATCAGGCCCCGATCCAGATAATATTCTTCTTCTATCCCTTGAAGCGGAAGACGATATCCGCGATATTCTGCAATACACACTGGAAACCTATGGTGAACAACAGCTTCTTGTTTATCAGGAAAAACTCGACCAGGCACTGGCAACGGTTTTAAACAACCCCGGCGTTGGTCATAAGCGGCCGGATCTTCCGCCGGAATACGACGCCTATCCCGAAGGCGAACACATCCTGATTTTTCGCGTCAAAGAAAAGACGATTTATGTCGTGCGCGTGCTCCATGGTCGGATGGATTTTCACAGAGTGTTCAAATCCAATATTGAATAG